Genomic DNA from Dioscorea cayenensis subsp. rotundata cultivar TDr96_F1 chromosome 1, TDr96_F1_v2_PseudoChromosome.rev07_lg8_w22 25.fasta, whole genome shotgun sequence:
CATGTTGGAAGGAAAGTTGTGATACTAAGGACTAGTGTTCAATTTTGCTTCTCTATTTTGTGTGTGTGCGATAGtttattttgagtattttgtaGAGTTCATGATTGTCGAATGTTcgtttttgtgtgtttttgcaGAATTTATGGCCAGGAGTCATCCTGTGCATGTACACAATCATGTAGGAGATCATGTGACTTTTCAAGGGCCCACAAGGACATTTACACGGTCGTATGGGTACCCTTGTGTCTTTCTGGTTTCGTGATAGTGgcaggtattgtagcaagaATTCTATAGTAGCGACACTGTAGCAAAGTGCCAGAAAGCGCATGGGGGTACTGTAGTAGTGGTACTATAGTATATTGCTAGAAATGCACAAGGCCATGTGAACATTTCACACAGCTATGTGAAGCTTTATCCAAGGTTTTGAGACAAGGATATAGTTGTATTTTACCCGTTTATCTTCCCTTTTAACCCTTCTTCCTCATTTGTTATTCATTCCTCCTTGAATGAGAGCTCTCACTAACCTTCTCCACCTCCTTTGCTTGTGGATAGAAGGTTTAtccttcacttcttcttcttcttcttcttcttcttcttcttcttgaaatcATCAAGGTatgagttcttcttcttctctctacTCCATGATCTTCATCTCGGTTAAGTAAATCTAGGGCTTGTAGTAAATGATAGTTTTTGAGCCTTCAACCTTGCAATGGCATCTTGTTTGATAAGTGCAATGTTGTTGAATTATGATCTTTTTTTGTATCTTGTTGAAATCTTGAGTAACCTTCATCCTTAAAATCGTGTTGCTATAGCACAACTGTAGCACAACCGGTAATTTTTTTGGTGATTactttttcttacttttttgcCCAGCTTTGGTTGGGTGTGTGGTTGTGTTTGCCCAGTCTAAGTTGTGAACAAGTTAAGTGATTGTATAATTCAATTAGAATATTAACTAAAAATCTCCATTTGCTTTATTTAAGAGTTTTCCATGGTTTTATCATATTGAATCGATGCTTTGGTCAGTTTGGAAATAAATTTCTATGCTAATGAATTATGAGCAAAACTcttgatgtttgatgaaaataCTTATGACATGTTGGTATATCAGTTTAAAATGAAGCATGAAACTTTATTCACATATTATACTTGTGGCAttgatttatatgaaaatgATGTTCTTTCCTGATATGTGAATATTGTCCTGGATAATGACCATGTGATGCAATTTATGTGGATTGTATTATTGATACACCTAtgggtggttttgatggtgatgggaTTGTAATCGGCCTACTACAGTAAGGGGTCCCTATGTGCCAGCTCTTAGAGGTGGCATGAAGGACTCGGTTTTATTTATCCACTTTAGGTGTGACATACCCCTTTGCGTGTGCGTACCGCAGTGCaagggttgtcgaagtaataaagtacgctagtgagtgggtagtcgtatccacaagaaATAGTGCTCGAAAAtacaaatattgctatttaactatagtgaagatgattcaagaaaggtgtgaacaatatcaatgcaaatagaaataaagtaaagaagaaagagaagcaatAGAAAAgtaggagaggtaatcgatagaaaatggggcactcggacattgctcacccaaggactattgtttcaagtgcaagaccaatcattatatctcctaacttatgtctaatgagttatggaaattcTAAGacatacggtcccaaacctaaggtcaaccgtgactaacctttacactatgcccggcagaaagggatactctcgacgcctcacactgtgtggagttgcatgaagatttaaggactccaagtgataaaccctattccctaatatagatctaaccctttggtccagacaaAAGATCCCTAGTGATGATTAAGCTCCAGCACTGAGaattactttaacgcttcactctgttgcttgcacaactaagccccagcggagttcgtctcttagcacttcactctattataaccttaaataactcttggaatgtggaggtaggataaatcatatcggaagggaaagagggtgttccgctacctctcgactcactctctcgaccctctctaacctagctttatctaaccctcatggtgtgtcactcatccacaaagattaccaagatagattctcaaccctagtgtcactataggggaaaatcaattcaacaagtattgaaggttagaactcaattaaaaacatcaattaaagaaacacaatgaaaggttaataaaaaaaaatcatcttagggtttacaagtccaagcacccactaggagtttagctctctatggagcaagatacaatcaatagtgaaatcgaatgtaaaatcatgcaatctataaataaaacccccttgtagtccatatcgatcgtcttgtggagtagctcgcattctccaaaagttcccttgtcaaatctagggcacacctcgccgaatcgatgccgacgaaagcttcccaataactatcttctgaaggaacgcggtgttgaagtccgtagaaccactccaaagacctagccaaagtctctccaaaccctaatcgcgagtgcctccaaagataggggaaaagatgataaaaagaTCTTTTAAAAAGGCTGAAATCGCAacttaaataggactggaatcgggcatccacatgggcatgtggaatttccacacgctagtGTAAATTTCTTGGAATTCAATTTCTGcaagctgtgaacagtaactactacagtactacaccaaaatactcccgatttCACCCTTTTCATTGAGCCCAAGACGAATGGGCACACACCCATGCAGTAGATCGCATttcgtcttcaataaaatcacatttgacaaagatcttgctaataatgaacaagtcggaacacataagtgtgtctacccttatgcccctccaaactatgtatTCGCTTAAGCACAATGGAGTTTGGCAAacactcacatgtcttcacacacaacttgtgtcttcgcgtttgttcactctaagatttcatcaacaaaatacattcacgatctacttttggtttctttcttccactattgtctccagaaccctacatgcataaaagaacacaaaaacacatgcatgagtgataaaatctgtGAAAAGTCatgttcaatgtaagaaaaagaatacttcgtattactaatacacaagcacttatcaaactccccaacacttaagcttttgtttgttctcaagcaaaagtaaaacattaaagcatataagaaggaaacattgaaagtgcttggccttaggttcaccataagcatgcaagggagcattttacaagtaaggaaaaagtTCAACACCggataagaaaaatcaatgctctagctaaaaacttgaatcaaaaaggacaacaacctgatatcgtgtaagtgtgtgtaaactcactcaagtcaacgcAATgcatactcctcaaagctctaagtaagaaggacttatttatgtacaaaagaaagaacagagacagtagtagcttcacacatcctctaaggtaaccatttcctaagcggccgccaaggtggctttcacactttagaggtggtagctctttctctcattagggcatagctagtctCCGACTTAGAGAGTaacttcatactttataggcggtagctctttccacccccaatgcacaaacaacacaaacataacttttatttttcttttcattcaacctcttttttttccaaagaaactataacaagaaacaactaaacttATCCCTGAAATGTCAAACtggagtttccacaaggtttaatgagtgagtagtgcaacaagtgtcaatcgcgcaaaaattcctaaaaattcaagtaaacattaaggcatgagaacattcaatattaaaaattctcctaaacttaagaatacaaccattacaaCTAAGCTGAACCgacattggctacatgagcatgtacaataaaagcataagtatagaacatgtgtaatgtgaactcccccctcccctaaacacttaagatgtacattgccctcaatgtacgcatgcaaacacaatataatataaagcaatcaaaaccatatgtggaggtgggcaattgaaataatactcccatgaactcctaatggtatgtttgatggagctatattccttgagagttgagttccaatgggttgtggagtacagacggccatgtgaatgtcacattgaccgtgtccatgactatctcaaattccagactcacaagaccatctgcacgtatacacaagggggttcagtgtagctcaacaaaaacaaaataaactcgagtatgtaaagatatgaaaatgaaatacaactcgaaacaactaaaaatagaagataaactcagaaggaagatcctttctgagtagtacaagtccaaaatgaaatgcataaataaaatgcgaaaacaAGAACAACTAAAAGTAAGACACCTCAAGCATCGGTGTCGGGCTCTGCTGCCTCTGCCACTGCTGCTGCTAGTGGTGAAGTAGGTGGTGCTGctggtgatgatgatggaggTGCTGGTGATGCCTGAGGGGTGCGGGGTCTCATTACAAATGGTAAGGTCGCGTCTCGCTCGAGTAACTACTGTAAAATAtcgagacgtgccatcacctccaTGTGGTTCATTGCCTGTATCTTGCGAACCTCAGCTAGCTCTGTCTGTAACACTCCCACAGCagtcttgagcctctcaaatcgatcatgggctcaagtGGGAGAAAATATAcgcactggaggtggctcctaTGCTGTGGGAGGTACCTCGGTCGACATCTGCTCTGGCTGTGGCTCTAGTGGGAGCATGATCAACACATAAACTCCGTCTCTGTACCTCCATATCATTCCTATCAACCTCATAATCTCCAAGCCGAGGGGCGACGGTACTGTGATCTTCTTGGCCCCTCGAATGGCATCTAGTAGACCCATGCCCATGATAAGTctggtgatgtatgggcctgaaAAAATCACCCCCACTCGAGCATAATGGCCCTGGTAGCGCAAGTACTGGGCCAATATGTGCCCCAAGTGAATTGGCTCACTCTGTACCTTGGAGTGTAAGTAAAGTAACTCCTGTCTGCTCAAAACTCTGGTGTTATCACCGTGGCCGCTCATCGATCTGCTCAGGACTGCATGGATATATCTGTAGCTCGGTCGGGAGAGGTACGTAGCCTTGGACGctcccggctcatactgaccctagccacataatgctctatacGCATGCTGTGGAGTCAAGCTACTGGGATAATCTGTAGGAAGCTGCTCATACTCTTCTGTGTCAGTAAAAGCCTTATCATATAACCCCAACTGTAtcgaaaactgtgtgacactcatactgtCGTAGTATCCAAATGCTCGGAACTGTATGGCATCAATACTGTCAAATCTAGAATACGAttggtcaaactcaaatgacgtAGAGGAGTTATGTCGAGTTTTATGttgtaatatattaaaaacttgTATTATGCTCAGTTATGAATTTTTAAACGTGAAAACCCTTATTTGAGCTAAATGAATCTTTTATGCTGACTATGTTTcaacaatacatatatatatgttgttatatatatgctGAGTTATTCAAAGTTATTTGTATTATTGTAAAATATATGCTGAGTTATTCAGAGTTATTTGTATTATTGTAAAAGTTTGGTTATTATCATTTCATaggctttgtttttatattcctTTATAATTGTGCTAACATATTTACTGAGTGACTTTGGTTACTCACTCTCTCCTTCCTTTCTAGGGTTTCTCATCTAGTGGCGTTGCGGCGGGACAGAGTGCTAAGCATTCTTCTAGCTATCTTTCTTAATTCCAGTCTAATGTATGTTTCTTATTGAATATGTTGCACTGTATAaggacatggatccactagtgtattTGTCACCCTATATGCATGGTTTGTATGGTTGTCTAGTTTCTTGGAAACCTTGTTGTATTTGTGACAAGCATGTCTCCTTGAACTCTTTTATCAAGATATAGCATCGTCGCTTCCTTGGTGCTACTATTGTACCCCCTACCTTGTTCATTTTGCATATGTGATTTTTAGTTCAGGATTATGAAAATCCAGGGTTTTGTTAGCTTTGTAGCGACACGAGGGTTGAGTGGCATGGGTGTCTCTCCTCAGGTTGTCATGTGCTGATCCCGCGGGATAGGACATGACACAAGTAGAGGCATTTGTGGTGAAGTTGAGGTTGACAACAAAGAAGGTTGTTTTGGGGTTATTGAAACTAAAATTGGAATTCCTTAAGTTATTATGAGATGCAACATACTTGTAACACCGAGTTATACCAAATGTGTCACCATTTTTTATACATCTAACATTGTGAGGAACTTCTTTGGTAATATAACCAATGAAAGCTACGGGTAGAATGGTTATTAGAAATGGGATGGTGGTAATTTAAGGCAAAAAAATTTGGCTGGAGATACAAAGTTTTGTGAGTTAAAGTGACTGGGCTTGGGTTGATCCCAACTAGTTGGCATAACTTGATTTTGCAAATTTTAGGAACTAAAAGACATATTGCTTGAAGAAGATTGAAGATTAGTAGTGCAGTAACTACGCCCTCTTTTGGCTCTACTGTGATTTTTGTTGTGCTAGGCATGAGcaacaagagaaacttcgagcaAAGTTGACATTAGTCCATGGAAGACAGGAAGACGTTGTTAATGAACTAGTCACTTGCCACACAGATCGATGAAGGAAATGGAGACAATGGATTCTCAGTGGTGGTGATAAAAGCTTTGAAATGTTCTAGTAAGCCATTAGTTGTGAATAGAACGAGATCTTCATTACCAACATAGTCTCCAATGGCGACCTATTCTTCAGTAATGGCAGATATTCCAACAAGGCAATCTGTACTGGATTGATTGGCTTTGATTGTTGTGTGAAGCTAGTCGCAACGCACCGAATGGCAAGCTATGAATTGTTGAAGACAATGTTGTTCAAGTTTGACCCAAGTGCACAAGCATTAGAACATCCAAGTGCTAAGGAGGCAATACTTGATtacataattacaataatgtaaCTGTAAACAAGACGATCATGTCTCTACAAATGAAGAAACTTGGGTGAAGAGAGGTTTGGTGGTGATAAGAACCCATCATTATGTCCGATAAGATCATAGGTAAGAAGAATGGATTCAACTTGATTTCTCCACGTGAAGTAGTTTGTAGAGTCTtaagtaataataatgaagatagTGATATTTAATTGGTATGGTTGTGCTGTAACTTTTTCTAGAGTGTTTGTGGTCATGGTGTATGaagaatactatttttttagtgtTGATTATGGTCTAGGTTCGATTTATGAATAGAAACAAGGCAGGATCTGAGGGGGAAAAATTAACTAGCTCTTGATACcatgaaagaagagaaaataatgGTAAAAGAATGTTTTTAATTGACTGTTATTGTCCCTATAATACAAATTGTCTATCCTACTTATACAAGAGCCTAGCATCTAAACTAGGAAACTAAATGAATGAGAATACAAtagccaaaaatatataattgacaTAAATTTATTACATTAGTGATCCTCAAATCAAGTTGAAGAATATATGATTAACCTTTAAATTATGCCATAGGAAATTATGTGATTGCAATTGGTATAGTCTAATGCAAGCTAGTACTATTAGTATAGACTGGtataacaacaaaaatcaaactaaCAAAGGTACCGGTTTATGCTAAAACCGGTACGTATTGGCCGGTACCACTAATATAAGTACAGTATTGACAACTTTTCTTGCACCTAAAACATGTGGATGAATTAGATAGGAAATTGGTGGACTAATAATTTCTCATCTCAGCTTCTGATTAGGATAAAATTGTATATTAAGAGATGTAATAAATAGTCTCACAACAATATGGGGAAAGAAAATATGTGACTTGGTTCTCAACATATGAGTCATTGTTTATATGGGAAGACTATGATATGAGAATTAATATAAGACTgctaaaataaatcaagaagatgaaaagaaagcACAAAAGTGATAATATTAAGGGTAACTTGGATGTTTTTTTAACTATAGTTAGAACTTAAAAATCTAGGTACTAACGGTGATTAACCGAAGTTTACCTTGAAAGGAAATGTATAGTGTAAACacctaattatattattagcaAAAGTACAAACAACTCTGATGCATAATCTTTGGACGTGTACAACGGTGAATGGTTGGGTTTTCATGTCATTTTGACATAgcttaatcataataaaaaaacaaaaaagggaaagaaaagacAAAGTATGATTGCATTGGAAATGCAAATGTCAACCCATTTGATAACTTTACGGCTCGAGTAATGAATGATTGCTaaccaaaagagaaaattaGATGGAAGAAGAGAGACATGAATGATAGACGAAATTACTTTGATGCCCTTGTGAAAgtgaataattattaatatattttcaaatattatatttacttatatatttttataaaattatttttatttgtttacatatttttataaataaaagttaacTAATAATCTAATAAGATACATattcatcattaatttttttttcccctaaatatgactgaagagaaaaaaattgcttttgttatttattaaatttatagtaaaaaaatgatttgtaaaaatacataggaacaaatataattttcatacatgttataatttatccacttaaaaaaatattgaaaacccACTAGTAGTCTAATGGTAACTCATcacaaaatattgtttatttgtttactgATTCTGGCGTGAGTCTTCTATAAGAGGAACAATGTTTTCCTTTGAGTTACATTATAAGAGATTTATCCTTACAGTTTGTTAAGTCATCATaacttttgtatatataaatgtaataattttttaatgaattaggACAAgaataaatttagataaatacaCTAAAAACTAAAACCTAGTACTGTTCTTTAGTATTGTTTACTGATTTTGACGTGGGTCTTCTATAAGAGGAACAATGTTATCCCTCATCTAGAGTTACATGATAGAAGATTTATCCTTAGAGTTCGTCAAGTCACCATAacttttgtatatataattgttataattttttaacaaattaggacaaaaataaatttagataaataatcCAAATAATTATCCATGTTTGATGTATCTTGGAATCCACACAATAACTTCCTTTCCTTGCTAATATTATCAATTGCATCcccaagaaaagaaaacttcaaTAAAGACCCTAACTTCCATTTGTGACTAACCCACTGTACCATGTTACTACGGACCATACTAATCCCATCAATGTTGAAAAACAAGTCCAACCATCACATAAAGTCTAAATTATTCAATTTGATAATCATATACAACTGTTTCAGATGAGCATATAAAAGTGATCCAATTATCTGTTAAATGAGGACAAgatgcattaattaattaatgtaagtCTTTCAATCTAATGACAATTGAGAGATCAACTACTTCTCCAAGGACAACAACTAATCATAGATGTAATGTTGATGACCTATGAGAGTTTAACATAATGTGGGCCGGTGTCCATCTAACTTGAATTCCACTGCATTTGGGCGTTGAAGCAATAAATCGTTTCCTAATAACAACTAGCTCATTCTCTACTTATCATTACATTTGCATCCCGAAACTGTAACACGCCATTTCTGGAAAACGATATAATTTCGCAAGCATTTggtcaaatttatttttatcatatgttTGGCCAAAAAATTTAACTGTTGATTCTTAACACGATGATCCTTTTCCTCTCAGGTAAATTTTTTGGATGGGTattgaatttttgtatttattttaatttgagtattaattttcaatttatatcaaaatatacatTGAGCTTTGATTTCATTTTACCAGCAGTgtaattgagatttttttatgagtttttagTGACGTGGACGTTAAAATGTCTTGTATGTCACTCACGTTTATCAGTGAGTGACATATTCAATGGATATCGACACAGAACATTCCGACATCcatgtcattaaaaaaacaccGTAAAGCACCAATTACCTTGGCATTGAACTGAAATCaaaaatttagtatttatttttacacaaattgaaaaataatgataaagttTAGTACTCactcacaaattaaaaataatgataaaattcaGTATTCACTCAAAAATTTACCCATCTCTTCTCACATCTGGTTTTGAGATTTTTAGCAATGATAAAGTTTGAGGGAGGCTAATGAGATTACAAAAGATCATAATGTTTATTGTTAATATAATCCAAATAACATGGATATAATCTCCAAAACTGGAATCTCAATCCAAATAATACATCCTTTCCAACAAATGCCAGCCAAAAAGAAGACAACAATATCCAAATTAACCTAGATACTATACAACAAGTTTTGATAAATGAAAGGTATAGACAACCATAAAGAGCTTTGATAAtacaaccacaacaacaataCCAATTAGTTTATAACCCACCTCCCAATTTTTTATACTCATTTAGCccaatcataaaaaatatatatattttttatttatttatttgggtgGTCCTTGAAAGAAACGATGGCCCCACTTTTTGAAAGAATGTTTACAATTCAAGCCAAGTCGGCAGGGAAGGGtgaggaaattataaaaaaatccccTCTTTTTAGGGACCTATCACTTTTCCAACCCTCCATGTGGTTTGGACAATTGGGATCTGCCTACCTAAATGGATGCCTAActtaatatttatgatttatttcatcattaatataaatataaatataaatataaatataaatatcaatcaATAGCTCCCAAATTGACAATGACTTCTCTctatcattttttcttttcttgctattattaaaaataatgagaagAAGAGCAGAGAAGGGGAGAGAGAgacagacagagagagagagaggtttaaTAATTCCTTTGTTGTAAGTAAATAGAAGAATGAATGAGGGGTATTTAGGGAATTTCAGGTTAAGAAGTGAGAGGGGAGCGATGGGGCACGCCCTTACGGCGCCTGGAGTTGGGCGGGGATGGCGTTGAGAGGCGGATGTCGTGGGCCCTACCTCGGTCCGGTGTTCCCTCAGCTCTTCTTTCCTTATCCTTCACCTTCCCTTCcactcctcctccttctccttcttctccgaCGCCGGCGCCGCCACTCCCGCtcgcctcctcctcctcctcctcctttagAACGAAAGACGCATCCCCATTCCTCTTTATCCCCACCAACTAAAgatacaaaatttatatatatatatatgtgtgtgtgtgtgcaaacaTGGCGGCAGGGAAGGTATTTGAAGGAAtgccaaagagaaggagagagagagaggaagagaggaagGACCTTGCAGCCGAGAGAGCAGAAGCGGAAGGGGTCGAGCAAGGAACGGGAGCAGATCTCGCAGGCGTGTGGGCTGGCCACGCCCTTGGCACCACCGCGTGGCTGAGGACGCTCGTTGAGGAACAAGACTCTGGCGCTATTGATCACATAGGTCTGGACGCCGGAGATATCCAGGCTCTTCTGCACCTCGGCCACGCGCACGACGTCATGGTACGATGATCGCCGTATCTAATccaagaaatttgaaataaagACAAAAGAGAATCCAGTGAGGCATTTAGACAAACAGATGGAAGGCGAGATGGGAGAGAGGGAGGGGAGGAATGTTGCCTGAATGACGCGGTGGCCGGAATGGGATTCGGAACGGCAGTAGAAGCAGAAGGCGGTGCCGGAGCAGTCAAGGCAGTACATGTTGCGTTCGCTGCGGGCGGCGTCGGAGTGGGAGGAGCAGGTGGAGAAGAAGGGGGTGGTGAGGAGTGGCTCTAGCCATGGCGGCACTAGCGCCGCCGCCACACGCCGCATCATCATCGGATACGAATCTCAATGCAGTGGGATCAACGGAggagtggtggtggtgattgAGAGAAAACTCGgcaagaagagagagagagagagagagagagagagagagagagagggaggagaaaaatataaataaaagaggaATGGACGGTGACGATTTAGAAG
This window encodes:
- the LOC120266671 gene encoding uncharacterized protein LOC120266671 isoform X1; this encodes MMMRRVAAALVPPWLEPLLTTPFFSTCSSHSDAARSERNMYCLDCSGTAFCFYCRSESHSGHRVIQIRRSSYHDVVRVAEVQKSLDISGVQTYVINSARVLFLNERPQPRGGAKGVASPHACEICSRSLLDPFRFCSLGCKLVGIKRNGDASFVLKEEEEEEASGSGGAGVGEEGEGGGVEGKVKDKERRAEGTPDRGRAHDIRLSTPSPPNSRRRKGVPHRSPLTS
- the LOC120266671 gene encoding uncharacterized protein LOC120266671 isoform X2 — protein: MMMRRVAAALVPPWLEPLLTTPFFSTCSSHSDAARSERNMYCLDCSGTAFCFYCRSESHSGHRVIQIRRSSYHDVVRVAEVQKSLDISGVQTYVINSARVLFLNERPQPRGGAKGVASPHACEICSRSLLDPFRFCSLGCKEEEEEEASGSGGAGVGEEGEGGGVEGKVKDKERRAEGTPDRGRAHDIRLSTPSPPNSRRRKGVPHRSPLTS